In one Pseudomonadota bacterium genomic region, the following are encoded:
- a CDS encoding HD domain-containing protein, with translation MIRKNPETPRLNSTESSIFRLAKPYLQARNNELHARNAIEFAFRLLTIYKADRYVIIPAMILHDVGWSVVPEEIIKKTCRPHPDKNLLRIHEGESLKIARDILKKVGYDTARTAEILEIIDGHDSRRGALSINDQIVQDSDKLTRYAGNFLFLVRQLPMTTVEFAISLEQLIDQWFFLPDSKEMARAELVQRRIEIDS, from the coding sequence ATGATACGTAAAAATCCCGAAACACCTCGCCTGAACAGCACCGAATCATCTATCTTCCGGTTAGCCAAGCCCTATCTGCAGGCAAGAAACAACGAACTTCATGCGCGGAATGCGATAGAGTTCGCTTTCAGGTTGCTCACAATCTACAAAGCTGACAGGTATGTGATCATCCCGGCCATGATTCTGCACGATGTAGGGTGGAGTGTGGTACCCGAAGAGATTATTAAGAAGACATGCCGCCCTCATCCGGACAAAAACCTACTCAGGATTCATGAAGGAGAAAGTTTGAAGATTGCTCGTGATATCCTGAAGAAGGTTGGCTATGATACGGCCAGAACGGCTGAGATACTTGAGATTATAGATGGCCATGACTCAAGGCGTGGAGCCCTCTCAATCAATGATCAGATCGTGCAGGATTCGGACAAGCTGACCCGTTATGCAGGGAACTTCCTGTTTTTGGTCCGGCAGTTACCTATGACAACTGTGGAATTTGCCATATCGCTTGAACAGCTTATCGACCAATGGTTCTTCCTCCCGGATTCCAAAGAAATGGCGAGAGCAGAACTTGTCCAGCGTCGTATAGAAATAGATAGTTAG
- a CDS encoding transketolase — translation MMPFEREKLTNEELIKLKALSRLAKGDILTMTRLSGTGHPGGSISSLDAYLVLFSYAKLSEEPRDRVVISHGHTSPGVYAALARLGHMPADEVTAFFRKGGSPFEGHVVRGIPFIDWSTGNLGQGLSAGCGFAIASKIKKEDTHVYVFMGDGEQQKGQLSEARRFASKYGLSNITALIDYNRLQISGSIDHVMPQNIIENYLSDGWDIVEINGHDYDEIYTALKKARSSENPICILAHTVMGNGIPFMENKEKYHGNPLNEKEYKDALEALQMEDNFEFYREKRKGQWTWKPYVDVQIPDVDTGSPFTYNEEDKIDNRTAFGKTLKDLGDRNIGKGCTICTFDCDLAGSVKTGDFNSAYPDYFFQGGIQEHNTATIAGALSTTGILTFFADFGVFGIDETYNQERLNDINNTNLKLILTHVGLDVGPDGKTHQCVDYVGLSRSLFNFKTIVPCDPNQVDRVIRYVAGTKGNFLVATGRNRWPVISGDDGKLSFGDKYTFNYGSMDTIRDGHDGAIITYGGMVVKAIKIREEFAKKGIVLKVINMSCVHEIDSNAMRETLAQPYIFTYEDHNVFTGIAPVITGYLLRNGYKGKFESFGVRHYGASGDTEEAYAIEGLDVESMAKALLKIMQ, via the coding sequence ATGATGCCGTTTGAAAGAGAAAAATTGACGAATGAAGAATTGATCAAGCTGAAAGCATTATCACGCCTTGCAAAAGGTGATATCCTGACCATGACAAGACTCTCAGGCACAGGGCACCCCGGCGGATCCATCTCTTCCCTTGATGCATACCTTGTGCTTTTTTCATATGCAAAACTGAGCGAGGAACCCAGAGACAGGGTGGTAATAAGCCACGGCCATACATCCCCCGGGGTTTATGCTGCACTTGCAAGGCTCGGGCATATGCCTGCAGATGAAGTAACGGCATTTTTCAGGAAAGGCGGGAGCCCTTTTGAGGGACATGTGGTGAGGGGTATCCCCTTTATTGACTGGTCAACGGGTAATCTTGGTCAGGGTCTGTCTGCCGGGTGCGGCTTTGCCATTGCCTCAAAGATAAAAAAGGAAGATACCCATGTGTACGTCTTTATGGGTGACGGAGAGCAGCAGAAGGGACAATTGAGTGAGGCAAGGAGATTTGCAAGTAAATACGGGTTATCCAATATTACGGCCCTGATAGATTATAACCGTCTTCAGATAAGTGGGAGCATTGACCATGTTATGCCGCAGAACATCATTGAGAATTATCTGTCCGACGGATGGGATATTGTTGAGATAAACGGACATGACTATGACGAAATATACACGGCGCTCAAGAAGGCAAGAAGCTCTGAAAATCCTATATGTATACTGGCACATACAGTGATGGGCAACGGCATCCCCTTTATGGAAAATAAAGAAAAATACCATGGGAATCCTCTGAATGAAAAAGAATATAAAGACGCCCTTGAGGCACTGCAAATGGAGGATAATTTCGAATTTTACCGGGAAAAAAGAAAAGGTCAATGGACCTGGAAGCCTTACGTTGATGTTCAGATACCCGATGTTGATACAGGTAGTCCCTTTACCTACAACGAAGAGGATAAGATCGACAACAGAACCGCCTTCGGAAAGACATTAAAAGACCTCGGCGACAGGAATATCGGCAAGGGGTGTACGATATGCACATTTGACTGCGATCTTGCAGGTTCGGTAAAGACAGGCGATTTTAACAGTGCCTACCCCGATTATTTCTTCCAGGGGGGTATACAGGAGCATAATACTGCAACTATTGCCGGAGCATTATCGACTACAGGAATACTCACATTTTTTGCCGATTTCGGCGTCTTCGGGATCGACGAGACATATAACCAGGAGAGGTTGAACGATATAAATAATACGAACCTTAAGCTTATCCTGACCCATGTCGGTCTTGATGTGGGACCAGACGGCAAGACGCATCAGTGCGTTGATTATGTGGGCCTTTCACGGAGCCTTTTCAATTTCAAAACAATAGTCCCCTGTGATCCGAATCAGGTGGACAGGGTAATCAGGTATGTTGCCGGAACAAAGGGCAACTTTCTTGTTGCAACAGGGAGAAACAGGTGGCCGGTAATTTCCGGCGATGACGGAAAGTTAAGTTTCGGTGACAAATATACCTTTAACTACGGCAGCATGGACACGATACGGGATGGCCATGACGGTGCAATCATTACATATGGCGGTATGGTTGTCAAAGCAATAAAGATCAGGGAAGAGTTTGCCAAAAAGGGTATTGTTCTGAAAGTGATCAACATGTCCTGTGTGCATGAGATAGACAGCAATGCCATGAGAGAAACACTTGCACAGCCCTATATCTTTACCTATGAAGACCATAATGTATTCACCGGCATTGCACCGGTAATTACAGGATATCTTTTAAGGAACGGATACAAAGGGAAGTTTGAATCCTTTGGGGTCAGGCATTATGGGGCATCCGGCGATACTGAAGAGGCATATGCCATAGAGGGGCTGGATGTGGAGTCTATGGCTAAGGCGCTGTTAAAAATCATGCAATAA
- a CDS encoding ATP-binding protein: MKKINLPIKWRLTLWYGLILTLILLVFSSGVYIYFRNSLQKSIDAKIKSIGEILSSSMTGSHNTSIFGNFERYLENVLGKKPKGKFIQIMDTSGKIGAKMNDIETEILPSNFKTLEKVLNGEVVYETIERVNLRLRMVTIPIIENKENKKVTSIVQVGTSLEDFDETMKKLLIIMIISIPTSIGVSIVGGYFLAKKAFRPVDQIRKAAVKITLSNLGEKIDIGGRRDELGRLARTFNEMISRLRDSFLRINQFSIDVSHELKTPLTILKGQTEVALRKDRDNDDYISILKSNLEEINRMAEIIDDLLLLSKADTKEVRLSVEDVSLRDLIADVCMNVKIFADNKGIGLMIKELEDIKIKGDELKLRRMFLNIVENGIKYTPPGGEVEISSFINNGYVQIDIKDNGVGIADDDIKFVFDRFYRGDKSRKRESGSGLGLSISKWIAEVHKGTIEVKSRLSEGSLFSIKLPV, encoded by the coding sequence ATGAAAAAGATTAATTTACCTATAAAATGGAGGCTCACATTATGGTATGGGTTGATCCTTACCTTGATCCTTTTAGTTTTTTCAAGCGGAGTATATATATATTTCAGAAACAGCCTCCAAAAAAGTATAGACGCAAAGATTAAATCTATCGGCGAAATATTGTCGTCCTCCATGACGGGAAGCCATAACACAAGCATATTCGGAAACTTTGAAAGATACCTTGAAAATGTCCTTGGTAAAAAGCCAAAAGGTAAATTTATTCAGATAATGGATACCTCAGGAAAAATCGGGGCAAAGATGAACGATATTGAAACCGAAATCCTGCCGTCGAACTTTAAAACACTTGAAAAGGTGCTCAACGGAGAAGTTGTCTATGAAACAATAGAACGGGTAAATCTGAGGTTGAGGATGGTTACAATCCCCATAATAGAGAATAAAGAAAACAAGAAGGTAACAAGTATCGTCCAGGTAGGCACATCCTTAGAAGATTTCGACGAAACCATGAAAAAACTTCTTATCATTATGATAATCAGTATCCCCACATCTATAGGCGTTAGCATAGTAGGCGGCTATTTTTTAGCAAAGAAGGCGTTTCGACCTGTCGATCAGATAAGAAAGGCTGCTGTGAAGATTACATTGAGTAACCTCGGCGAGAAAATTGATATTGGAGGCAGAAGGGATGAGCTTGGCAGGCTTGCACGTACCTTCAATGAAATGATCAGCAGGTTGCGGGACTCATTCCTGAGGATAAATCAGTTTAGTATTGATGTTTCGCACGAACTTAAAACCCCTCTAACAATATTAAAGGGACAGACGGAGGTTGCATTAAGAAAAGACAGGGACAATGATGATTATATAAGCATACTAAAGAGTAACCTTGAAGAGATTAACAGAATGGCAGAGATCATAGACGACCTGCTGCTGCTTTCTAAGGCTGACACAAAAGAGGTAAGGCTGAGCGTTGAAGATGTTTCGCTTAGAGACCTTATTGCCGATGTTTGTATGAATGTTAAAATTTTTGCGGACAACAAAGGAATAGGGTTAATGATTAAAGAGTTGGAAGATATTAAAATAAAGGGTGATGAGCTGAAACTCAGGAGGATGTTCCTGAATATTGTAGAAAATGGTATTAAATATACCCCACCGGGAGGAGAGGTGGAGATATCCTCCTTTATCAATAATGGCTATGTTCAGATTGATATAAAAGATAACGGCGTGGGCATAGCGGACGATGATATCAAGTTTGTCTTTGACAGATTCTACAGAGGAGACAAATCAAGAAAACGCGAGAGCGGCAGCGGTCTTGGGCTGTCAATAAGCAAATGGATTGCCGAAGTGCATAAAGGTACAATAGAAGTAAAGAGCCGGTTGTCAGAAGGCAGCTTGTTCTCGATAAAATTACCTGTATAA
- a CDS encoding IMP cyclohydrolase, whose product MEDIKGMYKKVVKDAFPDTIKIDMGGQVLTYKKKIWSIYDADEKCDVERGLRYGDNPDQPSAMYELANGNIMLGDVRFFDYLGGLTSKVMEQDMLQVGKHPGKINLTDVDNGLNILKFLDKKPACAIMKHNNPCGAAYGSTAAEAFEKAFWCDRIAAFGGAVVTTKTIDIETAKAMVPYYFEVICAPDFEGSAIDILKKWKNLRILQIKDIDRLHEYKFKRHIDIKSLMDGGIIVQESQPFKIKDKNDLKPAEAVYKGETYKIKRAPTEKEYEDMLFGWYVESGVSSNSALFVKDEATAAIGTGEQDRVGVVEIAVFKAYTKFMDKEVFKKYGVPYAVFKLEAEKGLRRMEDLIEIEKHTREAKAGLIGSVVVSDGFFPFRDGVDAAINQGSTGVVQPGGSERDFEVIE is encoded by the coding sequence ATGGAAGACATTAAAGGGATGTATAAAAAGGTTGTAAAGGATGCATTTCCTGATACGATAAAGATTGATATGGGCGGCCAGGTGCTTACATATAAGAAAAAGATATGGAGTATCTATGATGCTGATGAGAAATGCGACGTGGAACGTGGTTTGAGATATGGCGACAACCCTGACCAGCCCTCGGCCATGTATGAACTTGCAAACGGTAATATCATGCTCGGAGATGTGAGGTTCTTTGATTATCTGGGCGGACTTACGAGCAAGGTCATGGAACAGGATATGCTTCAGGTCGGCAAACATCCAGGGAAAATCAACCTTACCGATGTTGACAACGGCTTGAATATTTTAAAATTCCTCGATAAAAAACCCGCCTGCGCAATCATGAAGCACAATAACCCCTGTGGGGCTGCCTACGGATCAACAGCGGCAGAGGCATTCGAGAAGGCATTCTGGTGCGACAGGATTGCTGCTTTCGGCGGCGCCGTGGTAACTACAAAGACAATTGATATTGAGACAGCGAAGGCAATGGTGCCCTACTATTTCGAAGTGATTTGCGCACCTGATTTTGAAGGGAGCGCCATTGATATATTAAAGAAGTGGAAAAATCTGCGGATACTCCAGATTAAGGATATTGACAGACTCCATGAATATAAGTTCAAGAGGCACATAGATATCAAGTCATTGATGGATGGAGGGATTATCGTCCAGGAATCACAGCCTTTTAAAATCAAAGACAAAAACGACCTTAAACCGGCCGAGGCTGTATATAAAGGCGAAACCTATAAGATCAAAAGGGCGCCGACTGAAAAGGAATATGAGGATATGCTTTTCGGTTGGTATGTAGAATCGGGGGTTAGTTCGAACTCTGCGCTTTTTGTAAAAGATGAGGCAACGGCAGCAATAGGCACAGGAGAGCAGGACAGGGTAGGCGTTGTGGAAATTGCCGTCTTCAAGGCATACACAAAGTTTATGGACAAGGAGGTATTTAAGAAGTACGGGGTTCCATATGCGGTTTTTAAACTTGAGGCTGAAAAGGGTCTGAGGAGAATGGAAGACCTGATAGAGATAGAGAAGCATACGAGAGAAGCTAAGGCAGGGCTTATCGGTTCCGTTGTTGTATCCGATGGATTTTTCCCCTTCAGGGACGGTGTTGATGCTGCAATAAATCAGGGTTCTACCGGGGTTGTCCAGCCGGGCGGGTCTGAACGTGATTTTGAAGTGATCGAG
- a CDS encoding type II secretion system F family protein, producing MAVYEWQGKTLKGEKKSGVTRADSEASLRAVLRRDGIIVIKSTEKKDVAKKESFNPKKKIDQISVVIFTRQLSTMISSGLPLVQSLEILSSQIEDKNLRGIVREIKEKIEGGSRFADSLKDYPGCFDPLYVNLVVAGEEGGLLDTVLSRLSVYMEKSMKLKKKVKSAMIYPISIIIVAIAVVMVLLIFVIPVFETMFKDMGASLPAPTQIVVNLSRFVKSSIHLMIGALVLFIFLFKKYYKTEGGKRKIDGLVLKLPIFGILTIKASVARVTRTLATLLSSGVAILEALTIVAKVAGNKVVEEALVVARARISEGRSMSEPLEESGVFPPMVVQMIQVGESTGALDSMLNKIADFYEEDVDNLVTNLTAMMEPMIMMFLGVILGGLVVAMYLPIFKLGETVG from the coding sequence ATGGCAGTTTACGAATGGCAGGGCAAAACATTAAAAGGGGAGAAAAAATCAGGGGTTACAAGGGCTGATTCCGAGGCTTCCCTCAGAGCTGTTCTGAGAAGAGACGGTATTATTGTCATAAAATCAACTGAAAAAAAAGATGTCGCAAAAAAGGAATCATTTAACCCGAAGAAAAAAATTGACCAGATAAGTGTTGTGATTTTTACAAGACAGCTTTCAACAATGATTTCATCGGGTCTTCCTCTTGTTCAATCCCTTGAAATACTATCCAGCCAGATTGAGGATAAGAACTTACGGGGCATTGTCCGGGAGATAAAAGAGAAGATAGAAGGTGGATCAAGGTTCGCTGATAGCCTTAAGGATTACCCCGGGTGCTTCGATCCTTTGTATGTAAACCTTGTTGTTGCAGGAGAAGAGGGCGGCCTGCTTGATACGGTACTGTCAAGGCTTTCGGTTTATATGGAAAAATCCATGAAACTGAAAAAGAAGGTAAAATCTGCAATGATTTACCCTATCAGCATTATCATTGTTGCAATTGCCGTGGTAATGGTGCTCTTGATCTTTGTAATACCCGTTTTTGAAACTATGTTCAAGGACATGGGGGCTTCCCTTCCGGCCCCAACCCAGATAGTCGTCAATCTGAGTAGATTTGTAAAATCGAGCATACATTTGATGATAGGCGCGCTTGTATTATTTATTTTCCTTTTCAAGAAATACTACAAAACCGAAGGTGGAAAGCGTAAGATAGACGGCCTCGTCCTGAAGCTCCCGATCTTCGGCATCCTTACAATTAAGGCATCGGTTGCGAGGGTAACAAGGACGCTTGCTACACTGTTATCAAGTGGCGTCGCCATCCTTGAAGCCCTTACGATTGTGGCAAAGGTCGCCGGCAATAAGGTTGTTGAAGAGGCGTTGGTTGTTGCACGGGCACGCATCAGTGAAGGCAGGAGTATGTCTGAGCCTCTTGAAGAGAGCGGGGTTTTTCCCCCAATGGTGGTTCAAATGATCCAGGTTGGCGAATCCACGGGCGCATTGGACAGCATGCTGAATAAGATTGCAGATTTTTATGAAGAAGATGTTGATAACCTTGTAACAAACCTGACGGCAATGATGGAGCCCATGATCATGATGTTCCTTGGTGTTATATTGGGCGGCCTGGTTGTTGCCATGTACCTGCCCATATTCAAACTCGGAGAGACGGTAGGATAG
- the trmFO gene encoding methylenetetrahydrofolate--tRNA-(uracil(54)-C(5))-methyltransferase (FADH(2)-oxidizing) TrmFO: MEVNHPEASFGVSSTSNSEQINFSKQASEHEARGAIKVVGGGLAGAEAAYQIARRGRKVTLFEMRPHVFTPAHKTANLSELVCSNSLKSKELTNAHGLLKEELRRLDSLIIQAADETSIPGGKALVVDRERFSKIITDSLETHPLIEVVRKEIRDIPPGLVIIATGPLTSNVLAEKIRETTGIENLSFFDAISPIIDKETIDMENAFFGSRYMEDSGDYLNCPLTEEEYNIFYEELLKAEKVDLREFEKTPYFEGCLPVEVMAGRGKQTLLYGPAKPVGIIDKRTNKRPFAVIQLRKENVSGAMYNMVGFQTKLTYPEQERVFRLIPALRHAVLLRHGSIHRNTYINSPAVLNKNLSLKNNEQVFFAGQITGVEGYVESAAMGIVAGISALAFLKSKAFVLPPEETCTGALANYITTPTKYFQPMNVNFGLVKGYNKKEKEKIIERALSSISGWKKSIDEILA; encoded by the coding sequence ATGGAAGTGAATCACCCCGAGGCGAGCTTCGGGGTATCATCAACAAGTAATTCTGAACAGATTAACTTTTCGAAGCAAGCTTCGGAGCATGAGGCCCGAGGGGCAATAAAAGTAGTCGGCGGCGGGCTTGCCGGTGCGGAGGCAGCTTACCAGATTGCCCGAAGGGGCCGGAAGGTTACACTTTTCGAGATGAGGCCCCACGTCTTCACACCAGCACACAAAACAGCAAATCTTTCAGAACTTGTATGTAGCAATTCTTTAAAATCAAAGGAGTTGACAAACGCTCACGGGCTTTTGAAGGAAGAACTGAGGCGCCTCGACTCACTCATTATTCAAGCTGCCGATGAAACATCGATACCCGGGGGGAAAGCCCTTGTTGTTGACCGGGAAAGGTTTTCAAAGATAATTACAGATAGCCTTGAAACTCATCCTCTCATAGAGGTTGTGCGCAAGGAAATACGGGACATACCGCCCGGCCTGGTAATTATTGCCACAGGGCCCCTTACCAGCAACGTCCTCGCAGAAAAAATCCGTGAAACCACAGGGATTGAAAATCTGTCCTTTTTCGATGCCATATCTCCTATCATAGACAAAGAAACAATAGATATGGAAAATGCGTTTTTCGGTTCACGCTATATGGAGGATTCAGGAGATTATCTGAATTGCCCCCTTACCGAGGAAGAATATAATATATTTTATGAGGAACTCCTTAAGGCAGAGAAGGTGGATTTGCGTGAATTTGAAAAAACCCCCTATTTTGAAGGATGTCTGCCTGTTGAGGTGATGGCCGGAAGGGGTAAACAGACTCTCCTCTATGGTCCGGCAAAACCCGTTGGCATTATCGATAAACGGACAAATAAGAGACCTTTCGCAGTCATACAGTTGAGGAAGGAAAACGTATCAGGTGCCATGTACAATATGGTGGGTTTTCAGACTAAACTCACATATCCGGAGCAGGAAAGGGTCTTCAGGCTTATTCCTGCGCTAAGACATGCCGTATTATTAAGACATGGGAGTATCCACAGGAACACATACATTAACTCTCCGGCCGTCCTTAACAAAAATCTCAGCCTAAAAAATAACGAACAGGTCTTCTTTGCAGGGCAGATAACAGGGGTGGAAGGATATGTAGAATCGGCAGCCATGGGTATTGTTGCCGGTATATCTGCGCTTGCTTTCCTTAAGAGCAAAGCATTCGTTCTGCCACCGGAAGAGACCTGTACAGGTGCCCTGGCAAACTATATTACTACGCCCACAAAATACTTCCAGCCCATGAACGTTAATTTTGGGCTTGTTAAGGGTTACAATAAAAAAGAAAAAGAAAAGATAATCGAGAGGGCACTGTCGTCAATTTCCGGGTGGAAAAAAAGCATAGATGAAATATTAGCGTAA
- a CDS encoding DegQ family serine endoprotease yields MRNRRWYSVIILLVIVLSGLVYVRSKVFTRESWFDATNVNVKKVNFDKGLPSLSELVKNVKPSVVNISTTTVFKGPDVQERFFGQQNPFKDFFGNDFFEKFFGDAPRREFKHRSLGSGFIIDRDGYILTNNHVVEKAVSIKVKLSDEKEYDAKVIGKDAKTDIALIKIDTKHNLPVAAFGDSEKLEVGDWVIAIGNPFGLEQTVTAGIVSAKGRVIGAGPYDDFIQTDASINPGNSGGPLFNLKGEVVGINTAIVSGGQGIGFAIPINVAKEMLSQLKSKGKVTRGWLGVVIQKITPEIAKGFGLKESEGALVSDVMEQSPAEKAGIKRGDIIISFNGKKIKDMDMLPRLVGGTEIGKQAKVGIIRDGKNLEVNVVIDELKEESAQASKKPEVEKDFGLVVQNITPEIAKHLNIKDKKGVIVTDVQPGSPAQNVDIRSGDIIKEINRKPVRHITDFKDAMKRGNVKEGIVLLVKRENMTFYIVLREE; encoded by the coding sequence ATGAGAAACAGAAGATGGTATTCGGTTATTATTTTACTGGTCATAGTGTTGTCAGGATTGGTGTATGTAAGGAGTAAGGTCTTTACCAGGGAATCCTGGTTTGATGCAACAAATGTGAATGTAAAGAAGGTAAACTTTGATAAAGGTCTGCCGAGTTTAAGCGAGCTTGTAAAGAATGTAAAGCCTTCTGTGGTGAATATCAGCACAACAACCGTTTTCAAAGGACCTGATGTGCAGGAGCGGTTTTTCGGCCAGCAAAATCCGTTCAAGGATTTTTTTGGAAACGATTTTTTTGAGAAATTTTTTGGTGATGCACCAAGAAGGGAATTTAAGCACAGAAGCCTTGGTTCAGGCTTTATAATCGACAGAGATGGGTATATTCTGACCAACAACCATGTTGTGGAAAAGGCTGTAAGCATAAAAGTAAAACTTTCCGATGAGAAGGAGTATGATGCCAAAGTGATAGGGAAAGATGCCAAGACCGATATTGCTTTGATCAAGATAGATACAAAACACAATCTTCCTGTTGCTGCCTTCGGTGACTCCGAAAAGCTGGAGGTTGGCGATTGGGTTATTGCCATAGGCAACCCCTTTGGCCTTGAGCAGACCGTTACTGCAGGCATTGTCAGCGCAAAGGGCAGGGTTATCGGGGCCGGTCCATACGATGATTTTATCCAGACCGATGCATCAATTAATCCGGGTAACAGCGGCGGCCCTCTGTTTAATTTAAAAGGCGAGGTTGTTGGCATAAATACTGCGATTGTTTCGGGAGGACAGGGAATAGGCTTTGCAATCCCGATAAATGTTGCCAAAGAAATGCTTTCTCAATTGAAGTCAAAGGGAAAGGTGACAAGGGGGTGGCTTGGTGTAGTAATACAGAAGATAACCCCCGAGATCGCCAAGGGCTTTGGCTTGAAAGAATCTGAAGGAGCGCTTGTGTCGGATGTAATGGAGCAGAGTCCTGCTGAAAAGGCAGGGATTAAAAGAGGAGACATTATAATATCTTTTAACGGGAAAAAGATAAAGGACATGGACATGCTTCCAAGACTGGTGGGAGGGACAGAAATCGGTAAACAGGCCAAGGTCGGTATTATCAGGGATGGGAAGAATCTTGAAGTAAATGTTGTGATAGATGAATTGAAAGAGGAAAGCGCTCAGGCATCAAAGAAACCCGAAGTAGAAAAGGATTTTGGGCTTGTTGTGCAGAATATTACACCTGAGATTGCAAAGCATCTGAACATAAAAGATAAAAAAGGTGTGATCGTAACGGATGTTCAACCTGGTAGCCCTGCACAGAATGTAGATATACGCTCCGGAGATATCATAAAGGAGATTAACAGAAAGCCTGTACGGCATATCACTGATTTCAAGGATGCCATGAAGAGGGGCAATGTTAAGGAAGGCATAGTGTTGCTGGTAAAGAGAGAAAATATGACGTTCTATATTGTGTTAAGAGAGGAATAA
- a CDS encoding response regulator transcription factor: MNILLVEDEEKVASFISKGLEEEGYNVEIAYNGRTGLEFLRDCSYDIVLLDLMIPEIDGLELLSNIRAWGIDTPVLIITAKTSKEDVIKGLDAGSDDYLTKPFSFEELLARIRALLRRSKKADAHILEYKDLVLNPYNRKMNIASKEAELTEKEYLILEFMLKNKEKPLNRKEIAEYAWQNANDSTNIVDVYVNFLRKKMESLSSKKYIHTVRGTGYILKEENEKD; the protein is encoded by the coding sequence ATGAATATACTCTTGGTAGAGGACGAAGAAAAGGTAGCAAGCTTTATAAGCAAAGGCTTGGAGGAAGAGGGATACAACGTAGAAATTGCTTACAACGGCAGAACAGGACTGGAATTTTTAAGAGATTGCAGCTACGATATTGTTCTTCTTGACCTCATGATACCGGAAATAGACGGGCTTGAACTTCTAAGCAATATAAGGGCATGGGGTATCGATACCCCTGTACTGATAATTACAGCAAAAACCTCAAAAGAAGACGTTATAAAAGGGCTTGATGCTGGCAGCGATGATTATCTCACAAAACCCTTTTCCTTTGAAGAACTCCTTGCAAGGATAAGGGCGTTATTGAGAAGAAGCAAAAAGGCAGATGCCCATATCCTTGAGTATAAAGACCTGGTTTTAAACCCCTATAACAGAAAAATGAATATAGCATCGAAAGAGGCAGAGTTGACTGAAAAAGAGTATTTGATATTGGAATTTATGTTGAAAAACAAGGAAAAACCCTTAAACAGAAAAGAAATTGCAGAATACGCATGGCAAAATGCAAACGATTCAACTAATATCGTGGATGTTTATGTCAACTTTCTCAGAAAAAAAATGGAATCTTTATCTTCGAAGAAATATATTCACACCGTTAGAGGCACTGGTTATATACTGAAAGAAGAAAATGAAAAAGATTAA
- the nth gene encoding endonuclease III → MKNIELILSKLRDMHGEPRCELTYGNALELAVATVLSAQCTDERVNRVTVSLFKKYRSLQDYIDAPLEILEEDIRPTGFYKNKAKNLKNIAREISERFKGHIPEDIDAFATIKGIGRKSANMIVGLAYKTPAVIVDTHVVRVSGRIGITGSSDPEKIEKDLKKATPECLWIDLSLLLILHGRYLCRAQKPECDRCLLQKECDHYNL, encoded by the coding sequence ATGAAAAATATCGAATTAATATTAAGTAAGTTGAGGGATATGCATGGCGAGCCCAGATGTGAACTGACATACGGAAACGCCCTGGAGCTTGCTGTTGCTACGGTGCTTTCCGCACAATGCACCGATGAAAGGGTTAACAGGGTTACCGTATCCCTTTTTAAAAAATACAGGTCCCTCCAGGATTATATAGACGCCCCCCTTGAGATACTCGAAGAAGATATAAGACCGACAGGCTTTTATAAAAACAAGGCAAAGAACCTGAAAAACATTGCCCGTGAAATATCCGAGAGGTTTAAGGGACACATACCTGAGGATATTGATGCCTTTGCCACAATAAAAGGTATCGGCAGAAAATCTGCAAATATGATTGTAGGCCTTGCCTACAAGACACCGGCAGTTATTGTAGACACTCATGTTGTCAGGGTATCGGGGCGGATCGGAATTACAGGCAGCAGCGATCCCGAGAAGATAGAAAAAGACCTGAAGAAGGCAACTCCGGAATGCTTATGGATAGACCTTTCCCTTCTTTTGATACTACACGGGAGATACCTGTGCCGGGCACAGAAACCTGAATGTGACAGGTGCCTCTTGCAAAAGGAATGTGATCACTATAATCTGTAA